One genomic segment of Rhinopithecus roxellana isolate Shanxi Qingling chromosome 6, ASM756505v1, whole genome shotgun sequence includes these proteins:
- the TAS2R41 gene encoding taste receptor type 2 member 41, with product MQAALRVFFMLLFSLLSLLGIAANGFIVLVLGREWLRYGRLLPLDMILISLGDFRFYLQLVGTGCNFYYSAHVVKHSGGLSQQFFYLHWHFLNSVTFWFCSWLSVLFCVKIANITHPIFLWLKWRFPGWVPWLLLGSVLISFIIALLLFWVNYSAYQQFLIRKFSGNMTYEWNTTTEIYYFPFVQLVIWSIPCSVFLVSIMLLINSLRRHTWRMQHNGHSLQDPSTQAHTRALKFLISFLILYVLSFLSLIINATKFISMQNNFYWPWQIAVYLSVSVHPFILIFNNLKLQSVFWQLLLLARGFWVA from the coding sequence ATGCAAGCAGCACTGAGGGTCTTCTTCATGTTGCTCTTTAGCCTGCTGAGTCTTCTGGGGATTGCAGCAAATGGCTTCATTGTGCTGGTGCTGGGCAGGGAGTGGCTGCGATATGGCAGGCTGCTACCCTTGGACATGATCCTCATTAGCTTGGGTGACTTCCGCTTCTACCTGCAGTTGGTTGGGACAGGGTGCAACTTCTATTACTCTGCCCATGTGGTCAAGCACTCTGGGGGTCTCAGCCAACAGTTCTTCTATCTACACTGGCACTTCCTGAACTCAGTCACCTTCTGGTTTTGCAGCTGGCTCAGCGTCCTGTTCTGTGTGAAGATTGCTAACATCACCCACCCCATCTTCCTGTGGCTGAAGTGGAGGTTCCCAGGGTGGGTGCCCTGGCTCCTGTTGGGCTCTGTCCTGATCTCCTTCATCATAGCCCTGCTGTTGTTTTGGGTGAACTACTCTGCATATCAacaatttttaattagaaaattttcTGGGAACATGACCTACGAGTGGAATACAACGACAGAAATTTACTATTTCCCGTTCGTGCAACTGGTCATCTGGTCAATTccttgttctgtttttctggtcTCAATTATGCTGCTAATTAATTCTCTGAGGAGGCATACTTGGAGAATGCAGCACAACGGCCACAGCCTGCAGGACCCCAGCACCCAGGCTCACACCAGAGCTCtgaagttcctcatctcctttCTCATTCTTTATGTTCTGTCCTTTCTGTCCCTGATCATTAATGCCACAAAATTTATCTCCATGCAGAACAACTTTTACTGGCCATGGCAAATTGCAGTCTACCTGAGCGTATCTGTCCATCCCTTCATTCTCATCTTCAACAACCTCAAGCTTCAAAGTGTGTTCTGGCAGCTCCTGCTGTTGGCAAGGGGCTTCTGGGTGGCCTAG